A single Mangifera indica cultivar Alphonso chromosome 20, CATAS_Mindica_2.1, whole genome shotgun sequence DNA region contains:
- the LOC123204892 gene encoding probable methyltransferase PMT18, with protein MAKENSGSTKPNQLESKRKRLSWILGVSGLCVFFYVLGAWQTTTTPRASQSDVYTKVNCNNNVVDSNNSLVSPLPSTTSSAVLDFDSHHQIEMNSSDSVLEFPACEMNFSDYTPCQYPPRGRAFDRNMMKYRERHCPKADELLHCLIPAPPKYKSPFKWPLSRDHAWYDNIPHKELSIEKAVQNWIQLEGDRFKFPGGGTMFTHGADKYIDDIAKLIPLKGGAIRTAIDTGCGVASWGAYLLKRDILAMSFAPRDTHEAQVQFALERGVPAMIGIMGSQRLPYPARAFDMAHCSRCLIPWHKYDVLYLLEVDRILRPGGYWILSGPPIRWKRYWKGWERTQEDLNAEQTAIETNAKKLCWKKVIEKDDLAIWQKPINHVECIESRKVYKTPHICKSDNPDTAWYRDLESCITPLPEVSNTDEVAGGSLEKWPDRAFAIPPRIRRGTIPGIDEEKFRADNELWKGRLRHYKGIYDLLPKGRYRNVMDMNAYLGGFAAALLKYPVWVMNVVPVNSNQDTLGIIYERGLIGTYQDWCEAFSTYPRTYDLIHASGVFSIYQDRCDITNILLEMDRILRPEGTVIFRDSVELLVKIKQITDRMRWKSQIIDHENGPFNPEKILFVVKTYWTG; from the exons ATGGCCAAAGAGAACAGTGGATCGACGAAGCCTAATCAACTGGAATCAAAGAGAAAGCGGCTGAGTTGGATACTTGGCGTCAGTGGGCTCTGCGTATTTTTCTATGTTCTTGGAGCTTGGCAGACAACTACAACTCCTCGCGCCTCTCAATCAGATGTGTACACTAAAGTCAATTGTAACAATAATGTGGTCGATTCTAATAACTCCTTAGTAAGTCCATTGCCATCAACCACTTCATCAGCTGTTTTGGATTTTGATAGTCATCATCAAATTGAAATGAATAGTTCAGATTCAGTGCTTGAATTTCCAGCTTGTGAGATGAACTTTAGTGATTATACTCCCTGCCAATATCCACCGAGAGGGAGGGCATTTGATAGAAACATGATGAAATACAGGGAGCGTCATTGCCCAAAAGCTGATGAGCTTCTTCACTGCTTAATCCCTGCTCCCCCTAAGTATAAATCCCCTTTTAAATGGCCACTGAGTCGTGACCATGCCTGGTATGACAATATCCCCCATAAAGAGCTCAGTATAGAGAAGGCTGTTCAGAATTGGATTCAATTAGAAGGTGACCGCTTCAAATTCCCTGGAGGCGGCACCATGTTCACCCATGGAGCCGATAAATACATCGATGACATTGCCAAGCTTATTCCTCTTAAAGGTGGAGCTATTAGAACTGCCATTGATACTGGCTGTGGT gTTGCAAGTTGGGGTGCATATCTTTTGAAGAGGGACATTTTAGCAATGTCTTTTGCACCCAGGGATACACATGAAGCACAAGTTCAATTTGCACTTGAAAGAGGAGTCCCTGCTATGATTGGTATTATGGGTTCTCAGAGGCTTCCTTATCCTGCTAGGGCTTTTGATATGGCTCACTGTTCCCGCTGCTTGATACCTTGGCATAAATATG ATGTTTTATATCTACTTGAAGTAGACAGAATTTTAAGACCTGGGGGTTACTGGATTCTTTCGGGTCCTCCTATTCGATGGAAGAGATACTGGAAAGGTTGGGAAAGAACTCAAGAAGATTTGAATGCAGAACAAACTGCTATTGAGACTAATGCCAAGAAGCTCTGCTGGAAGAAAGTGATTGAAAAGGATGATCTAGCAATTTGGCAGAAACCTATCAACCACGTTGAGTGTATTGAAAGTAGGAAGGTCTATAAAACACCACATATATGCAAGTCAGACAATCCAGACACTGCTTG GTACAGAGATTTGGAAAGCTGCATAACACCTTTGCCAGAAGTTAGCAACACGGATGAAGTTGCTGGTGGTTCATTGGAGAAATGGCCGGATCGAGCATTTGCTATTCCTCCTAGAATCAGAAGAGGGACAATACCAGGCATCGATGAAGAAAAGTTCCGAGCTGATAATGAACTATGGAAGGGAAGGTTGAGACATTATAAAGGTATATATGATTTATTGCCAAAAGGAAGATATCGAAATGTAATGGACATGAACGCATACCTTGGAGGATTTGCTGCAGCTCTGTTAAAGTATCCAGTGTGGGTGATGAATGTGGTTCCTGTCAATTCAAATCAAGATACCCTAGGCATTATATATGAACGGGGTCTCATTGGTACATATCAAGATTGGTGTGAAGCTTTTTCAACATATCCAAGAACATATGATCTCATCCATGCCAGTGGTGTGTTCAGTATATATCAGGACAG GTGTGACATTACCAACATTCTGTTGGAGATGGATAGAATTCTGAGGCCAGAAGGAACAGTTATTTTTAGGGATTCAGTAGAGTTGCTTGTGAAGATCAAGCAGATAACGGATCGAATGCGATGGAAGAGCCAAATAATTGACCATGAAAATGGACCCTTTAATCCAGAGAAAATTCTTTTTGTTGTCAAAACTTATTGGACTGGTTAA